One Theropithecus gelada isolate Dixy chromosome 20, Tgel_1.0, whole genome shotgun sequence DNA segment encodes these proteins:
- the SEPT1 gene encoding septin-1: MIMELQWDLESRCVKDGGVEAALSFLPHQRKWGETAGAVMAGGVMDKEYVGFAALPNQLHRKSVKKGFDFTLMVAGESGLGKSTLINSLFLTNLYEDRQVPEASARLTQTLAIERRGVEIEEGGVKVKLTLVDTPGFGDSVDCSDCWLPVVKFIEEQFEQYLRDESGLNRKNIQDSRVHCCLYFISPFGRGLRPLDVAFLRAVHEKVNIIPVIGKADALMPQETQALKQKIRDQLKEEEIHIYQFPECDSDEDEDFKRQDAEMKESIPFAVVGSCEVVRDGGKRPVRGRRYSWGTVEVENPHHCDFLNLRRMLVQTHLQDLKEVTHDLLYEGYRARCLQSLARPGARDRASRSKLSRQSATEIPLPMLPLADTEKLIREKDEELRRMQEMLEKMQAQMQQSQAQGEQSDTL, translated from the exons ATGATAATGGAGTTACAGTGGGACTTGGAATCCAGATGTGTGAAAGATGGAGGGGTTGAAG CCGCACTCAGCTTCCTGCCCCACCAGAGGAAGTGGGGAGAGACGGCAGGTGCAGTGATGGCTGGCGGAGTCATG GACAAGGAGTACGTGGGTTTTGCTGCCCTCCCCAACCAGCTGCACCGCAAGTCTGTCAAGAAGGGGTTTGACTTCACACTAATGGTGGCAG GGGAGTCAGGCCTAGGGAAATCCACCCTCATCAACAGCCTCTTCCTCACCAACCTCTATGAGGATCGCCAGGTGCCAGAGGCCAGTG CTCGCTTGACACAGACCCTGGCCATTGAGCGCCGGGGTGTGGAGATCGAGGAAGGAGGTGTGAAAGTGAAGCTAACCCTTGTGGACACGCCTGGCTTTGGGGACTCAGTGGACTGCTCTGACTg CTGGCTTCCCGTGGTGAAATTCATCGAGGAGCAGTTTGAGCAGTACCTTAGGGATGAGAGTGGCCTGAACCGGAAGAACATCCAGGACTCCCGTGTCCATTGCTGCCTCTACTTCATCTCACCCTTTGGCCGGGG GCTCCGGCCCCTAGATGTGGCCTTCCTTCGGGCGGTACACGAGAAAGTCAACATCATCCCAGTCATTGGCAAAGCGGATGCCCTGATGCCCCAGGAAACCCAGGCCCTCAAGCAGAAG ATCCGGGATCAGTTGAAGGAGGAGGAGATCCACATCTACCAGTTCCCTGAATGTGACTCTGACGAAGATGAAGACTTCAAGAGGCAGGATGCAGAGATGAAG GAAAGCATCCCTTTTGCAGTCGTGGGTTCATGCGAGGTGGTGAGGGATGGCGGGAAGCGACCGGTGAGGGGACGCCGCTACTCCTGGGGGACCGTGGAGG TGGAGAACCCACATCACTGCGATTTCCTGAACCTGCGACGGATGCTGGTGCAGACACACCTGCAGGACCTGAAAGAGGTGACGCACGATCTGCTCTACGAGGGCTACCGGGCCCGCTGCCTACAGAGCCTGGCCCGGCCTGGGGCTCGCGATAGAGCCAGCCGCAG TAAGCTTTCCCGCCAAAGCGCCACGGAGATCCCGCTGCCCATGCTGCCTCTGGCGGACACCGAGAAGCTGATCCGCGAGAAAGACGAAGAG CTGCGCCGCATGCAAGAGATGCTAGAGAAGATGCAGGCCCAGATGCAGCAGAGCCAGGCCCAGGGCGAGCAGTCAGACACCCTTTGA
- the MYLPF gene encoding myosin regulatory light chain 2, skeletal muscle isoform — protein sequence MAPKKAKRRAVEGGSSSVFSMFDQTQIQEFKEAFTVIDQNRDGIIDKEDLRDTFAAMGRLNVKNEELDAMMKEASGPINFTVFLTMFGEKLKGADPEDVITGAFKVLDPEGKGTIKKKFLEELLTTQCDRFTPEEIKNMWAAFPPDVGGNVDYKNICYVITHGDAKDQE from the exons ATG GCACCCAAGAAGGCCAAGAGAAGGGCAGTAGAGGGTGGAAGTTCCAGCGTCTTCTCCATGTTTGACCAGACTCagatccaggagttcaaggag GCCTTCACTGTGATCGACCAGAACCGTGATGGTATTATCGACAAGGAGGACCTTCGGGACACCTTCGCAGCCATGG GCCGCCTCAATGTGAAGAATGAGGAGTTGGATGCCATGATGAAGGAAGCCAGTGGTCCCATCAACTTCACCGTCTTCCTGACCATGTTCGGGGAAAAGCTCAAGG GTGCTGACCCTGAGGATGTGATAACTGGAGCCTTCAAGGTCCTGGACCCTGAAGGAAAGGGCACCATCAAGAAGAAGTT CCTGGAGGAGCTGCTGACCACGCAGTGTGACCGCTTCACCCCGGAGGAG ATCAAGAACATGTGGGCTGCTTTCCCCCCCGACGTGGGCGGCAACGTCGACTACAAAAACATCTGCTACGTCATCACGCACGGCGACGCCAAGGACCAGGAGTAG